A stretch of DNA from Synechococcus sp. JA-3-3Ab:
CGGTCAGGAGACCCTCTCCCTGGTCTTCCAGCTCCGGCTGGGCCGAGAGCAGCTCCAAGATCCGCTGCCACAGCTCCCGGTGGGGACGGAAGCTAAACTGCAGCTCCCGCTCCATCAAGGTTTGGCGGATCTCGCGGCGGTACTCGGCAAAGTGCAAAAAGATCTGCAGAAGGTGGGACTCCGATTGCAAAAGTTTGCATCCCTTGGGGGCAGCAAGTTGCCGGGGTTTGGACCAGCGGTACTGGCGCACGGCCCGGCGCAGGTCCTCTTCCAGATCGCGGCAGAGGCGAGCGTTGCCCCGGCTGAGCAATTCCGCCACTTTGTGGGTGTACAGAGAGCGCCATTGCCCGCCCAAACCAGCCAGCAGTTGTACCAGCGCCTGATAGGCCTGTTGGAAATCGGCACCTTGAGCGAGATCCCGACCGGCCAGCACCTGGTCAATTTGCCAATCTAGCCACAGGGGAGCCTGAGCCAGCAGGGCCTCAAATGCGGAGACCGAGTGCTGCCGCAGGAACTCGTCGGCATCTTTCCCGGCAGGAAGGGTGAGGATGCGCAGCTCGATTTCCCCCCGCCGCGCCTGCTCTTCAATGGCCTCGATGGCCCGCTTGGCGGCATTCAACCCAGCGCGGTCGGCATCGAAGTTGAGAATCAGCCGCTTGGACTGGGTATAGCGCAGCAGAGTCTTGACCTGGTGCGGCGTCAAGGCTGTGCCCATCGCGGCTACGGCATAGGCGATGCCGGCTTGGTGCAGGGCGATGACATCGAAATAGCCTTCCACCACCAAGACTTGGTCGGCTTTGGCAATGGCCTCGCGGGCAAAGTTGAGACCATAGACCACCTGGCCCTTGTTGAAAAGTTCCGTTTCCGGGGAGTTGAGGTACTTGGGCTGCTCCTCTCCCAGGGCTCTGCCGGCAAAGCCAATGACCCGCCCCTGCAAATCGAAAATGGGCAGCATGATGCGGTTGCGGAAGCGGTCGTAATGGCCGGATCCCTGCTGGCGCGGCGCCAGCAAGCCGGCTTCTTCTAGAAGTTTGACCGGCTGGCGCTTTTGGTTGACCAGGTACTCGTAGAGCGAGTGCCAGCCGGGGGGAGCAAAGCCGATTTGAAATTTTTGCAAGGTCTCTTCGCTCAGGTGGCGGCTGTGCAGGTACTGGCGGGCGGCGGATCCTATCTGGGAGCGGAGAGCATGCCGATAGAAATCGGCAGCCAGGGCCAAAATCTCCAGCAGCTTTTCCCGGTGGGAGAGTTGGCGCTCGTAGTCCTGGGAGAGGGATTCCTTGGGCTCCGGCACATGGTAGCGGCGGGCCAGGTGGCGCACCGCCTCGGCAAAGGAAAGGCCCTCTATCTGGCTGACAAAGCGGATGACATCTCCCCCCGCCCCGCAGGCAAAGCACTTGTAGATCTGCTTGCTGGGGCTGACCTGAAAGCTGGGCTTGTGGTCGTTGTGGAAAGGGCAGAGGCCGACGAAATTCTTGCCCTGCTTGCGCAACACCACCTTTTCGGCCACCACCTCGACGATGTCGGCCTTCTGGCGCACCAACTGGATGAACTCCGGCGGCAGACTGCT
This window harbors:
- the dnaG gene encoding DNA primase; the encoded protein is MSSLPPEFIQLVRQKADIVEVVAEKVVLRKQGKNFVGLCPFHNDHKPSFQVSPSKQIYKCFACGAGGDVIRFVSQIEGLSFAEAVRHLARRYHVPEPKESLSQDYERQLSHREKLLEILALAADFYRHALRSQIGSAARQYLHSRHLSEETLQKFQIGFAPPGWHSLYEYLVNQKRQPVKLLEEAGLLAPRQQGSGHYDRFRNRIMLPIFDLQGRVIGFAGRALGEEQPKYLNSPETELFNKGQVVYGLNFAREAIAKADQVLVVEGYFDVIALHQAGIAYAVAAMGTALTPHQVKTLLRYTQSKRLILNFDADRAGLNAAKRAIEAIEEQARRGEIELRILTLPAGKDADEFLRQHSVSAFEALLAQAPLWLDWQIDQVLAGRDLAQGADFQQAYQALVQLLAGLGGQWRSLYTHKVAELLSRGNARLCRDLEEDLRRAVRQYRWSKPRQLAAPKGCKLLQSESHLLQIFLHFAEYRREIRQTLMERELQFSFRPHRELWQRILELLSAQPELEDQGEGLLTALRTLCAQDEDLNERLSHLLWLDENTRVALMRPRLVVRAALANMELEIRQKRYRYWTQLWDQAFSEGNTALAAQYQASIQQEYQAIQALQRQVQLNLEDLLEAPLAED